Below is a window of bacterium DNA.
GACGGTGGCGGGCGCCGAGATCGCGGAGCGTCCGGTGGCGATCGTGTCCCTGTCGCCGACCGCCACCGAGACGCTCTTCGCAATCGGCGCAGGTGACCAGGTGGTCGCGGTGGACTGGACATCGAGCTACCCGGAGGAGGCACCGGTCACGGAGTTGGACGGTTTCAACCCCAACCTGGAGGCCATCACCTCCCACAACCCCGACCTGGTGGTGATCGCATTCGATCCGGGCGAGCTGGTTTCCGGGCTCGGCACTCTCGGCATCCCGGTGGTCCTGCATCCTGCCGCGCCCGACATCGATACGGCCTACTCGCAGATGGCCGAGCTAGGCGTGGCTACCGGACACGCCGAGGCTGCCGCGGACCTGGTGGCGGCGCTGCGATCGGAGATCGATCGGGCGGTGGCCGGGTTCGAGAGCGGCGCCGAGGACGTCACCTACTACCACGAGGTGGACAACACCTTCTACACGGCTACATCCGCCACGTTCATCGGCCAGGTCTACTCCCTGTTCGGCCTCGAGAACATCGCCGACCCGGCCGACACCGAGGGCTGGGGCTACCCGCAGCTGTCGGTCGAGTACATCCTGGAGTCCGATCCGGACATCATCTTCTACGGGTGCGCCGTCTGGTGCGGCACCTCGGCCGAGAGCCTGGCCGGGCGCCCCGGGTGGAGCGGCCTGACCGCCGTTCAAGATGGTCTGCTGATCGAGGTGGATGACGACATCAGCAGCCGGTGGGGGCCCCGCCTGATCGAGTTCGTCCGGCTGATCGCGGGCACGCTGGCCACCATGTTCGAGCAAGGTTGACAGAGCGCATGGCGACCGTGACCCCCCGGCTCCGCGATCCCACCCGGCTCCGGTGGGGCTGGTTCCTGGCCGCCTGTGCGTTGTTGATCGCCTCGGCCGTGGCCGGTATCACCGTCGGGCCGGCCGGGTTGACGCCCGGGCAGGTGATCGGCGAACTGGTCGGCGGCGGATCGGGACTGTCCGGCACCCAGCAAGCGATCATCTGGGACATCCGGCTGCCCCGGGTCGTTCTGGGCGGGCTGGTGGGGAGCCTTCTCTCCCTGGCCGGGGCCTCCTACCAGGGCGTTTTCCGCAACCCCCTCGCCGACCCCTATCTCCTGGGTGTCGCGGCCGGCGGAGGCCTCGGCGCCACCGCCGTCATCGTCCTCTGGCCTTCCGCCGACACCCGGCTCCTTCCCCTGGCGGCCTTTGCCGGGGCGCTGGCCGCGGCGGCGCTGACCTATGCGGTGGGGCGTTCCGTGGGCGGCCGCAGCGCGGTGTCGCTCATCCTCGCGGGTGTGGCGGTGGCCGCTTTCTTCACCGCCCTCCAGACGTTCGTCCTGCAGCGGAACTCCGAGACCATCCGCCAGGTCTACTCCTGGATTCTCGGACGGCTGGCCACCACCGGCTGGCAGGAGGTGCTGGTGATGGTCCCGTACGCGCTGGCGTGCGGCGCCGGGCTGATGCTGCACCGGCGGTTGCTCGACGTGCTGAGCGTGGGCGACGAGGAGGCCGAGAGCCTCGGTGTCTCCTCGTCGCGGGTGCGCACCACCGTGGTGGTGCTGGCCACGCTGGCCACCGCCGCGGCGGTCGCGGTCAGCGGGTTGATCGCGTTCGTCGGGCTCGTGGTTCCCCACACCGTACGGCTGCTCGTGGGTACGAGTTACCGCTCCCTGATTCCGATCTCCGCCGTGGCGGGCGGGGCGTTCCTCATTCTCGCCGACATGGCCGCCAGAACGGTGCTGAGCCCGCTGGAACTCCCCATCGGCGTGATCACCGCCTTCATCGGCGCCCCTTTCTTCATGGTGGTTCTCCGGACCAGCCGGCGGTACGTGACATGATCTCCGTGGAGGCCCTCTCCATCACCTACCAGGCTGGACAACCGGTGCTCCGGGACGTGGGGCTCACCGTGGAGGAAGGGGAGTGGTTGGGCCTGCTGGGGCCGAACGGCGCCGGGAAGTCCACCCTGCTGAGGGCGATTGCCGGGCTCCTCCCCTATCGGGGCATTATCCGGTTCGATGGCGCGGACAACGGCTCGCTCCGGCGCCGGGACCGGGCCCGGTCGGTGGCCCTGGTGCCGCAGGAACCGGTCATGCCGGGGGGAATGACGGTGATCGAGTACGTGTTGCTGGGACGCACCCCGCACCTCCCCTACCTGGGATCGGAAGGCGCCGCCGATCTGGCGCAGGCGCGGCTGGCCATGGACATGCTCGACCTCGAGCCCCTGGCGGGCCGCATGCTCTCGCAGTTGAGCGGCGGCGAGCGGCGGCGCGTCGCTCTGGCCCGTGCCATCTGCCAGCAGGCGGACGTCCTGCTCCTGGACGAGCCGACCGGAGCGCTCGACATCGGCCAGGGCCAGAAGGCCTTGGAGTTAATCGCCCACCTGCGCAGCCGCCGGCCGATGACCATCATCACGGCCATGCACGACCTCACCCTGGCCGGACAGTTCCCGGACCGCCTGACACTGCTGGCGGAGGGCCGGGTGGTGGCGGACGGGCCTCCTGCCCAGGTGCTCACCCCCGAACACATCCGGGCCATCTACCGGGCTAGCGTGGAAGTGGTGAACGTCAACGGAGGACTCGCCGTGGTTCCCATGAGGACCGGGACTCGATGACCAGCGCCCCGCTCGCCGACGACCCGCGCCGTCCCGACACCCGCCGGGCCCGCTCCGTGTTGATTGTCAACACCGGGGACGGAAAGGGAAAGAGCACCGCCGCCATGGGCATGGTCATGCGATCGGTGGCGCGTGGATGGAAGGTCGCCGTAGTCCAGTTCATCAAGTCGGGCGACTGGAAGGTGGGCGAGGAGAAGATGGGCCGCCACCTCGGCGTCGACTGGGACGTAGGCGGCGACGGCTTCTCCTGGGACAGCGAGGATCTAGAACGGTCCGCCGAGCTGAACCGCGATGTCTGGCGCCTGGCCAGGATGCGAATCGAGGAGGGCAAGCACCGCCTCGTTGTCCTTGACGAGATAACCTACCCCATCAACTGGGGCTGGATCGACGAGGAGGAGGTGGTCTCCACGATCGCCAACCGGCCTGCCAACGTCAATGTGGTAGTCACCGGACGTGACGCCCCCGCCGGCCTGATCGAGATCGCCGACACCGTCACCGAGATGCGCCCCGTCAAGCACGCCTACGACCAGGGCATCAGCGCCATCCGCGGCATCGACTTCTAGTGATCTGTCTGTGTAATGGCGGTGTGGTATGGCCGCCGGAGCACCCGGTTGTTCCGCAGGCAAGACCACTAGTGGCCGGTGGCCGGGAGCTAGTGGCCACCCACCGGCGAACCGCCTACTCCTCCGACTCCTCGGTAGAGGGGGCCGGAACCATCGACGACGCCACCGGTACCTCGATCTCGCTGCTGCGGAACCAGACACCCACCGGTGGGTCGGCCGGCAGGTAGCGAATGTCGGGGATGATGGTCTCCCCATCGGTGCCGATGAATCCCAACTCGGTCCGGCCACCGGCAACGCGCCGGGCCCGGATCCTCCCGATCGAGTCCCCTCGCACCTCCACGTCACCGCTGACCTGCCATCGGCCGGTAGGTACGTCTTCGCGCAGGAAGCGCTCGGGCGGTAGGACTTGGCGGCCGCCGGCAAACTCGACGCCGTGCTCCAGGCTCCCGTCCTCGCCCAACCGCGCGATGATGCGCAGCCGATGGGGATCCGGACTCGACGCCGTTACGGAAGGCGTCTCCAGACCGAGCATCGAGCGAAGCTCGGGACTGTGAGATATCGACAGGCGTCGCAGGAACCGTTGGTTCGCTGTGCCGGACGCCGTGACCGCGCACAACGCGCTGTCGACGGACAGTCCATGGACGGGCCGGAGGGCCCGCATCTCGGCGTCGAGAGCTACTAGCCCTTCAAGGTCGGCGATGTCAGCCGCTTCGAGCGCGTCGCGCAGGGCCTTCGAGCCCGGATGGCAGCGCGCCTCCGCCATCATCTCCCGGACGCCGGGATCCCTCCATCCCTCTTCGGCGGCCCGGGCCGCGGTGACGATCCCTCCCGCCGTCACCGCCGCCGCCACCACGCTCTCGGCGTAGGCGACCTGGGAGTGGACCTCCAGCGCATCCTCGAACGACAGCGCCGCTCCGTTCTCGAGCCGCCTCAGGAGCGAGCGCCACGAGGACGCCATCCACGCGAACTCGGAAGAGGCCGCATCGGCTACCTGCAGCACCGACTCCTCGACCGTGATCGGGTTGAGCGCTTCTCCGGCTTCCAGCGAGTCGAGCATCCCCGATGCCCCGACGACGGACGTGTATCGCTGTGCGAACGCCTCACGGAGCGTGTTGGTCGACAGGTTCGCCACCGTGACCGCGGTCGGGTGTGCCTCCTCTGGCAGCGCGGCTATCTCCGGCCGCTCGAATAGGCCATCCAGCAACTGGGTTCGCACGCCGGCCGCATAGATCGCCCTGAGCCGAACCTCCGCATCAACCTCTCCGGCCGGGTCCATAGCGGACTTCACCTCGGTCGTAACCTCCCCGTCGCTGTCGGCTCCCGCGGCCACCGTGTACCGGGCGCCGTCAACACGCACGTCTACGGCTTCGAACGTGGGACCGCTCAGAACGAACAGGTTCTGCCACTGACCGTGGAACCCGATCTCGTTGCCCGCGCGGTCGTAGGTGACGATTCCCACGAACAGCCAGGTGGGGCCGGACCGGAAGAAACTGACCTCGAACGGAGAAACTTCGCTGATCGAAGTGCTGCCCGGGCTAGCCGTTTCCGACCCGGAGTGATACGAGACTCCGGCTTGCCAATGCCCCGCAACAGATCTGTGGCGCTTGAACACGCGGGGGCCGACCACGTATAGAACGGCGTAGCCGCCGGGGTCGAGATCGCCGCCTACGTTCCCGGCGCGGTAGTGGACGGGGAAGGGATCGCCCGCCACGACCTCCGCCGGGACCCGTACTTCCTCGATCTTCAACCGGGCTCGTTCCTGTTCCGCCTGCTCGTCCACCAGGTGGACGATGAGGTCGAAATCGGCGCGCAGGGGTTGGTAATCGCGCTCGAGGTAGGTGGTCGCCTCGATGAAGTAGCCACCGGCCGGCAGGAACTGGTCTATGCGGGCGTTGCGACCCTCCCCGCCATCGTCGTTGGCCCCGATCACGCCGCCCGCCAGCGAAGCCAGGGACAGGACAGAGTCGCCATCCTCCGATGCCAGGTCGATACGAACGCGACCGGCCTGCTCGAGGCTGAACGTGTAACCGTGCGCCGGATGCTCGACGACGAAACGCGACCCGCACGTGTCAAGCGTCCAGGATCCGGATGCGGTCAGATCGGCGCCCGCTTCCAGCGTGCCGAGATGCACCGGCTCGCAACCGGATACGTAGCTGACCGCGACGGCGAAGTCCGCCGGTCCCCGGCTCCGCCCGCCGACCGTCGTGGCCTCGATCATGTACACGCCGGGCAGCAGGTCTCTCTCGACGCGGCTGTCCAGCCCGGCGCCGCCGTCGTCGTTGCCGACGATGCGGGTACCGTCCTCGGCGAGCAGGTAGAGGTAGGGGTCCGCCCCGGCGGATGTCAGCTCGATCCTGACCCGTCCTGCCGTAGTGACCTCGAACCTATAGGTGCGGGCGTCGCTGCCGGCGCGGAACCGTGAGTCGCAATCCTCGGTCGTCCAGTGCCCGGCCGCCTCCAACCTGTTGTCGCCCAGCGTCCCGAGGTCTGTGACCTCGCAGTCCGCCGATTCCTGCCCCAGCACGGCTCCCGGCCCCGGCAGGGCGAGGACGCTCGCCACCAGGGTGAGGGCGATGAAGGCCCGCCCCAACCGGTGCGCGCCAGGACTGCCAACGTGGACTCTCTCCATCTCGAACCCCCTATTCGGATAGCTGTCAGGTGGGTGCTGCGGGCACCCGAACACCTTGAATACCGGGCGTTGATGCTAGCCAGCCAGCCACTGGCCACACGTCGCCACTACAACCGCGGGTACTCCATCTCTCGAAGTCCATTCTTCGTTACGGCGTACACCCATGGCTCCGGCGTCGTCAACAGTTCCTCGATCCGATCCCACCGCGCCACGAACACCCGCAGCTGTTCCCACACGTCGGGGTTTCCGACCGTGGTGAGTACGAGCATGCGAAGCGGGTATGCGGCGAAGACTGCCCACTCCGCCGGCCTCGAGCGAATCTTCTTGTCACGCGCGACGACGATCCACCCTCGTGAAGAGGCTTCCGGAATCCAGTCCACGTCGTCGGTGCCCGTCCCGATCGGCGACCGCGGGTGGCCCGGAAACACGCAGTCGCTGCGGGCCGCCGGCCATCGCCTGACCGATTCCAAGGGCGCTCTCGTCGAAGAAGAATCGGATGGGCCCGTCTCGGCGCGCCCGTTGGGGCAGTTCCAGCGCTCAATTCACGCAGCCCTGAGAAACTGCGTCTCGAAGTCGACTGCCGTGTCGATGTCCTGCCCCGTGACTCCATAGTCCCTGTAGATGTCGATGATCGCCGAGCGCGGTTCGCCGGCGAGTGACAGCTCCGCTATGACTTCGGTACGGACTCCCCTCACGGTCGGGATGCCGAACGATAGGCGCGGGTTCACATACACGGGTTCAGCGGCTTCCATCACGATATAGCGCATGGCCTCGTCCGTTGCCGGATCGAACTCCACGCGGCTACAGAAGGTCTGTGCCGCCTCGCTCAGCATCAGTTGCCCGGAACCCACCACCATCCACAACTCCTCGGGAATCCCGAGCCTCACCTGCATATCGGAAACAAGCTCCTGGCCTGCTATCAGGGGCCTCGAGATGGCGAAGGGAAACCGGGTGTCGAACTCCCGGCTGAGCACCTCCCTCAGAGGCCGGAGCCTTTGCAGGGGTAGGTGAGCACGGTATTCACGCAGGTATGCCGCCTCGATGAACTCCCCCCACGAGACCTGCGAGTTGCCCGTGGGCTCACTGCGAAGGACAGGTGGATATCGCTTTTCCCCCCGAACTGCGCCCTCCAGCCACCAGCGGAGCTTCGACGGCGTTATACGGAGCAGCCGCGCCGCTTCAGAAAGGCTGTATGTAGGCCGGGCCAGCAGCGAGATCATCCTTCGCTCCTCCATGAACTCGCTGACCGTAGCCTTCCCAGGCGCCTGTTAGAAGTATGTTCCGAGCGCGCTACTCGCCGTTGGTTCCTGCTGAACCGCCGACCACTGGCCGCCCGCCTACAGCCGCGGGTTGATCCGTTCCTCCAGGGAGAAGGCGATCAGGGCGAAGCCGAGCGAGGCCAGCATGATCAGCAATCCGGGCGGCAGCACCCACCACTTCCAGGCCGGAGTCAGGAAGGCGCCTCTGGATTGCGCCCAGAACAGGGTCGAGCCCCAACTCTTCTGGATGGGATCACCGAGACCGAGGAAGCTGAGGGCGGCCTCCAGCAGTATCGCGTTCGAGACCGCCCGGACGAACGATCCCGTGGCCAGCAACCCCGTCCGGGGGACGATGTGCCGGAGAATGGTCCAGCGGTCAGGCGCCCCCATCGAACGGGCCGCCAGCACGTACTCCCTCGACCGCAGAGACAGGACCTGCGAACGGATGATCCGGGCCGGCTCGGCCCAGATGAGCACGCCTATCACCAGGATCGTGTTGAGCAGGCTCCGTCCGAGATAGGCGGCCAGCACGATCAGCAGGGGCAGGAACGGCAGGATCAGTATCACGTCGACACCACGCATCATGGCCGAGCCCAAACGCTTCGGGTAGTAACCCGCCACGACCCCGACGGCAGTTCCGATCAGGAGGGCGACGGCGGCCGCGATTATCCCGATCGTCAACGACACGCGTGCCCCGAAGATCATCTCCGAGAGCAGGTCCTGGCCGATGTCGTTCGTGCCGAGCAGGTGCTCCGAACTGGGGAATAGGAAGGGTCTCGCCACCCGCTCGGTCGGGTCGTAGGGCGCCAGCCACGGGGCGAACACCGCTCCGCACACGAGGACCCCCACGATGAGCCCACCCGTCAGCCCGAACAACGTGGGGATACGGGAACGCCGCCGGGCGGTGCGCCGCGCCGCCCCCTCACGGCTGTCGGCAACCGTCATGAGGTCCTGGTCCTCGGATCGATCAGCGGATACAGCAGATCGGCTGCGAGGTTCGCCACCAGCACCGCCGCCGTGAACACCAGGAAGGCCGCCTGCATCACCGGATAGTCACGCCCTGACACCGCTTCGAACACGAGGCGTCCCAGTCCCGGGTAGGTGAACACCGTCTCGACTATCACCGTGCCTCCGAAAGCGAACCCGATCCGGAGGGCGAGCACCGTCACCACCGGTGCGATCGTGTTGCGAGCGACGTGTCCGAACAGCACGCGCCGCTCGCCGGCGCCCTTGGCGCGAGCGGTGCGGATGTAGTCCTCCCCCAACGTTTCCAGCATCGAATACCGCATCGTCATGTACACGCCGGGCGTCGCCAGGATCGACAGGGTGACCACCGGCAGGATGGCATGGCTGACGATGTCCCACATGTGGGCCCACCCGGCAAGACCGGAAGCGGGGGTCACCGCATGAGACGACGGCAGGAGGCCCCACTGGACGGCGAAGATCGAAATCAGCAACATCCCCAGCCAGAAGGACGGTAGGGACTCGATCGAGATCATCCCCGAGAGCATGCCCAGGTCGGTCTTGGTCCCTCTCCGCCACGCCGAGATCGCCCCCAGGATCACCCCGGCCACCGCCGACACGATCAGCGACAACCCCGTGATCAGCAAGGTCCATGGGAGCCGATCCCAGATCATGTCGACGATGGGCCGGCTCGAGCGGAACGAGTACCCGAAGTCCCCGGTGAATATGTCTCCCCAGTAGCGGAGGTACTGCTTCCAGAGGGGAACGTCCAGGCCCACCCGCGCCACGATCTCCGCCCGCTCATCAGGGCTCAGCAGGCCGACATCCACCCCGGCGATGAGGACGAGGGGGTTGCCCGGCATGAGCCTGGGCAGCAGGAAGTTGAGGGTGACCGCCACCACGACGACCACCCCGTACTGGGTGAGCCGACGGACGTCGAGACGCCGTCTCAACCCGTCAACTCACCCCCACGCACGCGGATGCGCGTGGCTACGGGCGCGCGGATGGCGGCAGCAGAGACAGCTTGCTGACGATGCCCTGTCCGGCGATGAACTCCCAGTCCGAGTAGACGCTCGAGTCGTACACGTATGCACCGTCGGGATACAGCAGCAACACGAAGGGCAACTCCTCGGCGATTATCTCCTGCATGCGAAGCAGGATGGCGATGCGCCCCGCCTCGGTGGACTCGACGGGTAGCGCCGCCGAGAGCGCATCCATCTCGGCGCTGGCGTAACCGGTCAGGTTCAGGAACCCGCCCATCGGAATGCTGGCGACCAACTGCGGGAGGCGCAGCGGATCCGCCTGCACGGGCGCCGACCAGCCCCACATGGCGATGTCGTAGTTGCGCCCGTTGTTGACGTTGAATTCCGGCCACACAGCTTGCTCCCACGTCCCGGTCTCGACGGCCGCCACAGAGGTCTCGATGCCGATGTCGGCCAGCATCTCCACGGTCAACTCGGCTATCCGCAGCCGGAGCGAGTCAGGGGCGTTGGTGATGATCTCGAACGACATGGGCTGTCCGTCGAACTCCCTCACACCGTCGCCGTCGCTGTCGGCATAGCCGGCCTCGTCGAGCAGAGCGTTGGCCGCGGCCACGTCGTGCACCGGGATCATCGACGGGTTGAAGGACCGATGCTCGGGATGTATCCAGCCCGGGCTCCCCACCGTCGCCGCGCCGAGGAACACCGTGTCGACGATGTCCTGGCGGTCCATGGCCAGGTTGATGGCCTGGCGTACCGCCACGTCGTCGAAGGGGCGCTTCGAGGCGTCGTAGTTGATCATCTGGGTGGTGAACTCGGGTCCCAGGGCGATGTCCAGCGGATCTTGGGCGTCCAGCAGCGGGATTTGCTCCGGAGGTATGCGCTCGAAGATCACGTCGACCTCACCGGTGCGGATGGCGGCCTGGGCGCCGGCGTCGTCGGCGAAGACTATGACCACCAGCTCCTCGACCGCCGGTGCGCCCCGGAAGTAGTCGGGGTTGGCCTCGAAGCGGTAGCTCTGTCCTTCCACGTACTCCACCAGCTTGTACGGACCGGTCCCGATGTTGGTAGCGCCGAAGTCGTGCTCGGACGGCACTTCGACTCCTTCCCACACATGGCGCGGGATGATCGGAATGTCAGCGAGGGCGGCCAGCTCGAAGCCGGCCTTCGGGCTACCGAGCACGAAGGTCGCGCTGTAGTCGCCCGTCACCACGAGGTCCTCGACCCCCCTGAGGTCCCGGGCGAACCGGCTGGCCTCCACGTTGTTGATGTAGTAGTCGACGCTGAAGTCCACGTCGTGCGCCGTCAAGGGCTGCCCATCGTGCCAGGTGACGCCCTCGACCATCGTGAAGGAGTACTCGGTCAGGTCCGCGTTGACGGAGACGGTGTCCGCCAGCCACGGCTGTGGGATGCCGGCGGCGTCGAGCTGCATGAGCGAGTCGTACTGGAGCATCAGCAGGTTCCATCCGGGGAAGCCGCTGATGTAGGTGTACGGGTTGAGGGTTGCCTCGTCGCCGGTGATCGCCGCCCGTACCGTTACCGGTCCTGCGGCGGCCTCTTGCTCCATCATCGCCTCGTCGAGCATCTGCTCGGCCTCAGCGAGAGCCGACTCCGCGGCGGCCACCGCCTCCTCGGAGGCTTCAGCCGTCGCCGCAGCCCTTTGCTCGGCTTCCTCGAGGGCTGCCTGCGCGTCGGCCAACGCCGACTGGGAGGCCTCGTCGCCCTCCATGGCTGCTGAGGCCGCAGCCTGGGCTGCTTCCAGGTCGGCTTGGGCCTGGGCCAGCGCCGATGCCGCCGCTTCGGCCTCCGCCTGAGCCGACTCCGCCTCGGACTGGGCGGCCGCAGCTTCGGACTGGGCGGTTGCAGCCTGCGCCTGCGCCGCGCTCACTTCCTCCGATGACGTGTCCTCGCCGCCACACGCCGCTGCCATCAGGCCGAGCATGAGGACGAGAGTCAACGCCTTCGATGATGCAAACCTTCGCATTGTTGTCATCCCTTCTCCCCCACGCGGGAGCCGCGCCGGACGAACAACTGGTTCGTCGGCCCGGCTTCCATCAGCCTGCCAAGCGTAGCCCAACGGTTGGCCGTAGGGTCGGCCAGAGGGCACCTTGTCCGGGCTTGACGCCCGGAAACTCCCGCGTGCCTAGGGTCGCTGCTGCCCAGGAGGATTCACCAGGTGGCAGGACACCCATCGACCGGGGGCGGCTTCGGTGAGAGCCGGTTCGATCGTCGAGCACAGGCCTTCCACCGCCACCGGGCACCGGGTGTGGAAGCGGCACCCTGCCGGAGGATCCTCCGGGCTGGGCAGGTCCCCCACGAGCCGGGTGCGTGTTCCGGCGTCGAGGACGCCCGGTTCCGGCGCGGGAACCGCGGCGAGGAGTGCCTTCGTGTACGGGTGGAGCGGCTCCCGGTAGAGCTGGTCGCGCGGGGCGCGCTCGACGATCTCGCCCAGGTACATGACGGCCACCTCGTGGGAGACGTGGCGCACCACCGCCAGGTCATGGGCGATGAACACGAGCGCCATGCCCGTGGCCGCCTGTATGTCGGCCAGCAGGTTCACCACCTGGGCCTGGACCGAGACGTCCAGGGACGACACCGGCTCGTCGCAGACGATCACCTCTGGGTCGGCGGCCAGGGCGCGGGCCACGGCGATCCTCTGCCTCTGCCCGCCGCTGAACTCGTGCGGGTGTCTCCGGCCGGCGTCGGTAGGAAGCCCCACCTGGGCGAGCAGTTCGGACACTCGTTCCCGGATCTCTTCCGGCGTCCCGAGCCTATGGATACGCAGCGGCTCTGCGATCACATCCCCCACCCGCATACCCGGGTTCATCGCCGAGAACGGATCCTGGAAGATCATCTGCACCACCCTCCGGTGCCTGCCGCTCCGGTGGTCGATCGGGTTCCCTTCGATATCGATCGTCCCCTCGGTGGGCCTGACCAGCGCTACCAGGGCCCGACCCAGCGTGGTCTTGCCGCACCCGCTCTCCCCGACCACGCCCAGGGTCCGGCCGCGGCGCACGTCGAGGTCCACTCCATCCACCGCCCGTATGACCCCCGAGCCGGACCGGCGCAGTCCCCGGACCACCGGGAAGTGCACGCGGAGCCCCCGGATGGAGACGACCACGTCCCCGCCCTCCCCTGACATCGTCTGCTCCCCCGTGACGGATCCTTCGGACCACAGGTCGGACGAGTCGCTCATCTCGTGATGGTGTATGCAGGCCGAGCCGTGGCGGTCGGCGCCCACATCCTCCAACTCGGGAAGCGCCTCGCTGCACCCCTCCCCCGCGAGGGGACACCTGGCGTCGAACGGGCATCCTCTCAGCTCCTCGGCCACGCGCAGGGGCGAACCCGGGATCTCGGCCAGGCGGGTGGTCACAGGCCGGTCCAACCGGGGGATGGAGCGCAGCAAGCCGGAAGTGTACGGATGGCGCGTCGATCGGTATATCGCATGGGCCGAACCGGTCTCGGCTATGCGACCTGCGTACATGACCGCCACCCGATCGGCTATTTCCGCCACCACGCCGAGGTCATGGGTGATCCACACGACCGCCAGCCGGTACTCGTCCTGGACCTCCCGCACCAGATCGACGATCTGCGCCTGGACGGTCACGTCGAGGGCCGTGGTCGGTTCGTCGGCGATGAGCAGCTTGGGCTCGCATGCCAGGGCCATGGCGATCATGGCCCGCTGGCGCATGCCCCCCGAGAACTCGTGCGGGTAGTCGTCCACCCGGGAGGATGCGGACGGTATGCCGACCCGGTCGAGGAGCTCGATCGCCCGTCGCCGGGCCGCAGCCTTCGTGAAGTCCCGATGGATCCGGAGGCTCTCGCCGATCTGGCGGCCGACCCGGTGGACCGGATTCAAGGAGGACATCGGCTCCTGGAAGACCATCGCCACGTCCCGGCCGCGGATGCGCCTCAACTCCCTGGCCGGCATACCGATGATCTCGCGGCCCTCGAGACGGATCGACCCCGAAACGAACGCGGGGGGAGCGGGAAGCAGTCCCATGACCGCGAGCATCGACACGCTCTTGCCGGACCCCGACTCGCCGACCAGGGCGAAGGTCTCGCTGGGAGCGACAGTGAGGCTCACGCCGCTGACCGCCCGGATCGTCTCGGTGGGCAGTTCGAAGCGGACCGCCAGGTTCTCGATGTCAAGCAGGTTCGCGCCGGCGGCGGTGGTGTCCCGCGACGGATTACGAGGTCCCACGGCGGTCGCGGTGGTCATCCGTTCCACCCCCCGCGGACGGGCGCGGGCGACCGGTCAGCTCCCCGCTGGTTGTCCGGCGGTCGCCGGAGCGGTCCGAGCGCCCGGCCCGACGTAGGATGGCCCCGACGCACTCGTCGACAGGTACGAGGACACCCATGTCCGTTCATGGCGGCCAACTTACACAGACCGGGGACGGCCCGCGGGACCGATCCACGTGGGGGGTCCCGGCGCCGATCGACCTGGAGTCCTTCAACGCCGACCTGGAGGACGGCCGGGCGACCGTTGACATAAGCATCTCCTATCCGGCCAACCTGGAACCGGCCCACCGGCGGAAAGTGGGGCTCGAGATGGTGCTCGACGGCGTGGCGGAGGCCCGCCGGATCTTCGGTGAGGTCGGCGTTCAGTTCGCTGTCGTCTCGGTCCGGACCGGGCCGGTCGACCCGGAGCTGCTCGTCCTCCATGCTGAGGCGCCGGGATCGGAACTGCCCGGTGGTCGCTACGCCAACCTCTACAAGGAGCGCCAGAAGCGGCCGTCCAGGCTGT
It encodes the following:
- a CDS encoding ABC transporter substrate-binding protein, producing the protein MRRTQLLLVILLLATACGGQETATTQASTTLGTTTTPGAVTTSTAAAPATSPPPTAASTTTAPPPEEAPEPTFPVTVAGAEIAERPVAIVSLSPTATETLFAIGAGDQVVAVDWTSSYPEEAPVTELDGFNPNLEAITSHNPDLVVIAFDPGELVSGLGTLGIPVVLHPAAPDIDTAYSQMAELGVATGHAEAAADLVAALRSEIDRAVAGFESGAEDVTYYHEVDNTFYTATSATFIGQVYSLFGLENIADPADTEGWGYPQLSVEYILESDPDIIFYGCAVWCGTSAESLAGRPGWSGLTAVQDGLLIEVDDDISSRWGPRLIEFVRLIAGTLATMFEQG
- a CDS encoding iron ABC transporter permease, translating into MATVTPRLRDPTRLRWGWFLAACALLIASAVAGITVGPAGLTPGQVIGELVGGGSGLSGTQQAIIWDIRLPRVVLGGLVGSLLSLAGASYQGVFRNPLADPYLLGVAAGGGLGATAVIVLWPSADTRLLPLAAFAGALAAAALTYAVGRSVGGRSAVSLILAGVAVAAFFTALQTFVLQRNSETIRQVYSWILGRLATTGWQEVLVMVPYALACGAGLMLHRRLLDVLSVGDEEAESLGVSSSRVRTTVVVLATLATAAAVAVSGLIAFVGLVVPHTVRLLVGTSYRSLIPISAVAGGAFLILADMAARTVLSPLELPIGVITAFIGAPFFMVVLRTSRRYVT
- a CDS encoding ABC transporter ATP-binding protein; this encodes MISVEALSITYQAGQPVLRDVGLTVEEGEWLGLLGPNGAGKSTLLRAIAGLLPYRGIIRFDGADNGSLRRRDRARSVALVPQEPVMPGGMTVIEYVLLGRTPHLPYLGSEGAADLAQARLAMDMLDLEPLAGRMLSQLSGGERRRVALARAICQQADVLLLDEPTGALDIGQGQKALELIAHLRSRRPMTIITAMHDLTLAGQFPDRLTLLAEGRVVADGPPAQVLTPEHIRAIYRASVEVVNVNGGLAVVPMRTGTR
- the cobO gene encoding cob(I)yrinic acid a,c-diamide adenosyltransferase codes for the protein MTSAPLADDPRRPDTRRARSVLIVNTGDGKGKSTAAMGMVMRSVARGWKVAVVQFIKSGDWKVGEEKMGRHLGVDWDVGGDGFSWDSEDLERSAELNRDVWRLARMRIEEGKHRLVVLDEITYPINWGWIDEEEVVSTIANRPANVNVVVTGRDAPAGLIEIADTVTEMRPVKHAYDQGISAIRGIDF
- a CDS encoding PPC domain-containing protein; translation: MERVHVGSPGAHRLGRAFIALTLVASVLALPGPGAVLGQESADCEVTDLGTLGDNRLEAAGHWTTEDCDSRFRAGSDARTYRFEVTTAGRVRIELTSAGADPYLYLLAEDGTRIVGNDDGGAGLDSRVERDLLPGVYMIEATTVGGRSRGPADFAVAVSYVSGCEPVHLGTLEAGADLTASGSWTLDTCGSRFVVEHPAHGYTFSLEQAGRVRIDLASEDGDSVLSLASLAGGVIGANDDGGEGRNARIDQFLPAGGYFIEATTYLERDYQPLRADFDLIVHLVDEQAEQERARLKIEEVRVPAEVVAGDPFPVHYRAGNVGGDLDPGGYAVLYVVGPRVFKRHRSVAGHWQAGVSYHSGSETASPGSTSISEVSPFEVSFFRSGPTWLFVGIVTYDRAGNEIGFHGQWQNLFVLSGPTFEAVDVRVDGARYTVAAGADSDGEVTTEVKSAMDPAGEVDAEVRLRAIYAAGVRTQLLDGLFERPEIAALPEEAHPTAVTVANLSTNTLREAFAQRYTSVVGASGMLDSLEAGEALNPITVEESVLQVADAASSEFAWMASSWRSLLRRLENGAALSFEDALEVHSQVAYAESVVAAAVTAGGIVTAARAAEEGWRDPGVREMMAEARCHPGSKALRDALEAADIADLEGLVALDAEMRALRPVHGLSVDSALCAVTASGTANQRFLRRLSISHSPELRSMLGLETPSVTASSPDPHRLRIIARLGEDGSLEHGVEFAGGRQVLPPERFLREDVPTGRWQVSGDVEVRGDSIGRIRARRVAGGRTELGFIGTDGETIIPDIRYLPADPPVGVWFRSSEIEVPVASSMVPAPSTEESEE